One genomic window of Mercenaria mercenaria strain notata chromosome 2, MADL_Memer_1, whole genome shotgun sequence includes the following:
- the LOC123563065 gene encoding uncharacterized protein LOC123563065 — MYRIPDYQTNLSLRLSEVLDDIGVNERTLLKMRRSALLQETMQTITERSKCNKRLSVHMFGSSSEGTTTVGLHSDKDYLLCKHDNNVIMDYAEWEPGFTNLLMIQDNTTSPGYCLLQQLRDDVPLPAAHVLDKNHVRDASGRVLLKNTLFRDIMPAGGVYHGPSWARQGGPGIKDTDVVPAFHGNSWPYEARAWLDRQGIGNWPTADMKRFAVNNGCFVVPVASKVSQNPELEWRISTSQAERCLMFSLNITQIRCYVLMKMILKTFLHHAGESHITSFMCKTILLHCIENTHSNAWQENNLFTCLSCCLHVLYKCLQQENCPHFITPRNNLMAGQFSPEVKALLIERMFHLIQSEGQALLEVQIDDLGQRLQIKLNMLDPIAENIPSKKENCLIISGGLLRETARIITRCSSKMLLATIQNSPVTTVQNLLNVLENYQRCYREGSKLEQRASSLIAPQVCSTLGTVIASINIQTNNTIPPEALTWLSAGLNSDAASGRLKLASVLYSVGYMVETELTLGDIVRRYGFNNVEPICECYTFPVPTVLKRFQELAYHQNEKAVRSVCAFCVRFTPAEIHCVPQELQYEMFRSTQDDLLYRELTDYWMDWAVVDSLPYLYFLQYKTYRHLQRFDDQHQALAKLARTIETTRNLGHRETALNLLGQCWEQENQPNKALLCYMMSLKVRERNNAARFHICRLLANFI, encoded by the coding sequence ATGTATCGTATTCCTGACTATCAAACCAACCTGTCTCTGAGACTGTCAGAGGTCCTTGATGATATTGGAGTTAATGAGAGAACTTTGCTTAAGATGAGAAGGTCAGCCTTACTGCAGGAAACTATGCAGACAATTACAGAGAGGTCTAAATGCAATAAAAGGCTTTCAGTTCACATGTTTGGCAGCAGTTCCGAGGGCACAACAACAGTAGGACTTCATTCAGATAAAGACTATCTATTATGTAAACATGATAATAATGTGATAATGGACTATGCAGAATGGGAACCTGGCTTTACCAATCTACTGATGATCCAGGATAATACTACATCACCAGGTTACTGTCTTCTACAACAGCTCAGAGATGATGTACCTCTTCCTGCTGCACATGTTCTAGATAAGAACCATGTCAGAGATGCAAGTGGAAGGGTGTTGCTAAAGAATACTTTATTTAGAGATATTATGCCTGCAGGTGGTGTATATCATGGTCCATCATGGGCTAGACAGGGAGGACCTGGAATTAAAGACACTGACGTTGTTCCTGCCTTCCATGGTAATTCATGGCCATATGAAGCAAGAGCCTGGTTAGACAGGCAAGGAATAGGAAACTGGCCCACTGCAGACATGAAGAGATTTGCAGTAAATAATGGATGTTTTGTTGTTCCTGTTGCAAGTAAAGTCAGCCAGAATCCAGAGCTTGAATGGAGAATTTCTACTTCACAAGCAGAGAGATGTttaatgtttagtttaaacattacaCAAATACGCTGTTATGtattaatgaaaatgattttaaaaacatttcttcatCATGCAGGTGAAAGTCACATTACAAGTTTTAtgtgtaaaacaattttgttacattgtattgaaaacaCACATTCAAATGCATGGcaggaaaataatttatttacatgtttatcaTGTTGTTTACATgtactatacaaatgtttacaACAGGAGAACTGCCCACATTTCATTACACCCAGAAACAACTTGATGGCAGGACAGTTTTCACCTGAAGTCAAAGCGCTGTTGATAGAAAGAATGTTTCACCTAATacaaagtgaaggtcaagcattGCTTGAGGTTCAGATTGATGACCTTGGTCAAAGACTGCAGATCAAACTGAACATGTTAGATCCGATAGCAGAAAATATTCCTTCAAAAAAGGAAAACTGTCTCATCATTTCAGGAGGATTATTACGCGAAACAGCTCGGATAATCACTAGGTGTAGTAGTAAAATGTTATTAGCAACAATTCAAAACAGTCCTGTAACAACCGTACAGAACCTGCTCAATGTATTAGAAAATTATCAGAGATGTTATAGAGAAGGAAGTAAGTTAGAACAGAGAGCAAGCAGTCTTATAGCACCACAGGTCTGCTCAACATTGGGAACTGTAATAGCCTCCATAAATATTCAGACAAACAACACCATACCTCCAGAAGCACTGACCTGGTTATCTGCAGGCCTGAATTCTGATGCTGCTTCTGGAAGACTGAAACTTGCATCTGTTCTATACAGTGTGGGGTATATGGTAGAAACCGAATTAACTTTAGGAGATATAGTGAGACGTTATGGCTTTAATAATGTTGAACCAATATGTGAATGCTATACATTCCCAGTACCTACAGTATTGAAAAGGTTTCAAGAACTTGCATATCATCAAAATGAGAAGGCTGTTAGAAGTGTCTGTGCATTTTGTGTCAGATTTACTCCTGCTGAGATTCATTGTGTTCCACAGGAACTGCAGTATGAAATGTTCCGATCAACTCAAGATGACTTGCTGTATAGAGAACTTACGGACTACTGGATGGATTGGGCAGTGGTAGATTCCCTCCCTTACCTCTATTTCCTACAATACAAGACCTACAGACACCTTCAGAGGTTTGATGATCAGCATCAAGCACTGGCTAAACTTGCTAGAACAATTGAAACCACGAGAAACCTTGGTCACAGGGAAACAGCACTGAATCTACTTGGACAGTGCTGGGAACAGGAGAACCAACCTAACAAAGCTTTACTCTGCTACATGATGTCACTGAAGGTTAGAGAAAGAAATAATGCAGCAAGATTCCACATCTGCAGACTTTTAGCAAACTTCATTTGA